In Novosphingobium kaempferiae, the DNA window CGAGGCGGACGTGCGCGCGATCATCCATGACAACGCCTGCAAGCTGCTGGGCATTTCCTGATGCTGGACGCGGCCACCGCCCCTGACGGCGACGACGTCCTCACCGCCGACGACCCGCTCTACGAGGAACTCTACGACGTCCGGCGCGAGGCGGAGTCGGTCGGCAATTCGGTGGAGGTCGCGGCGATCATGCCGCAAGTCCACGCCCTGCGCGCGCAGGGTCCGGTCATCAAGGGGCGGCTGCGCGAACTGCTCGGCCTGCCGCTGCACGAACGTCACGCCCGCGCGGCGGGGCGGCCGCACTGGACGGTGCTGTCCTACGAGGCGTGCGAGGCGGCGTTCCGCGATCCGGCGATCTTCTCCAACTCGGTGCAGGGACACGACAACCCGGCGGGCGAGAAGACCATGGGCATCCTCGAAATGGACCCGCCGATCCACCGCGCCTACCGCCGCACCATCCAGCCGCGCTTCAACATGCCCGTCGCGATGGACTGGTGGCGCACGCATACGATCGACACCATCATCGAGCGCCTGATCGCCCGCATGGCGCGCGGCGAGCGTGCGGACCTCAACCTCGACTACTGCGCGCGCATCCCGGTCTACACGATCACCACCGCCATCGGCCTCGACGGCGACGAGGCGCTGCGCTTCCGCCACGCCTACCTCAACTCCACCAGTTCCAGCCGCACGGTGACGATGGAACAGCGGATCGAGAACGCGAAGATCGTCGAGAGCACCGTGCTCGGCCTGATCGCGCGGCGGCGGCTGGAGCCGAAGGATGATCTTGTCAGCTTCCTGATCGAGATGAAATTGCAGGTGCCCGGCGAGGAACCGCGCCCCCTCACCGACCGCGAGATCATGGCCCACGTCAAGCTCGTCATGGTGGCGGGCGGCGGTACGTCCTGGCGGCAGATGGGCATCGCGCTCTACGCCTTGCTGACGCACCCAGAGCAGCTTGAGGCCGTCCGCGCCGACCGTTCACTGGTGGACGACGCCATCGAGGAAAGCCTGCGCTGGTATCCCACCGCGCCCTACTTCTACCGCATGGTCATGGCCGACACCGAGTTCTACGGCCACGCGATCCCGCAAGGGTCGGTGCTGGAACTCGGTCTCGGTCCCGCCAACCGCGATCCCGAGCGGTGGGAGCGGCCCGACGAATACGACATGTTCCGGCCCAAGCTGACCAACATGGCCTTCGGCCTCGGCACGCACCGCTGCCTCGGCATGAATGTCGCGCGGGTGGAGATCAACCGGGGGATCAACGCCCTGCTCGATCACTTCCCGGCGATGCGGCTCGATCCCGGTGCGCCCGCGCCGTTCATGACGGGAGGGCTGGAGCAGCAGGGGGTTTCGGGGCTGCCCGTGCTGCTGCGCTGACGGATGCTCGCACCCCCTTACCCTAAAAACCCCCGTCAACTCTCCGCAAACGTATAAGGCTGCGCGGCACGCCGGTAGTCGTCCGCCAGCACGTCGCGCCCGATCGGCGGGACCGAGCGCGCGGTGCATTCGGCGCGCTGGCACAGGCGGCAGGTGACGCCGATGGGCGTGACCGGCGCGGTCGCGGGTTCCGCCCCGCGCGCATAGACCAGCCGCCCCGCCTGATCCGCCGCGCAGGCGAGCGCCACCGCGCGCAGGACACGCGGGCCGTCGTAGCCTGCCGCACCGCCGGTGACGGTTCGCGCGATGGAGAAGAACCGCTCCCCACCCGGCAGTTCCAGCCACTGCGTCGCGATCTCTCCGGGGCGGCGGAATACCTGATGCACGCTCCACAAGGGGCATCCCCCGCCATGGGCCGCGAAGGGAAAGCCCGCGCCGTCCAGCCGCTTGGAAACGTTGCCCGCCTCGTCCACGCGGATGAAGAAGAAGCCGACGCGCTCCTCGCCCGGCCTCTGGAGCGTGGTGAGGCGGTGCGCCACCTGCTCGAAGCTGGCGCCGAACAGCGCGCACAGGGCGTCGATGTCGTAGCGGCGCTGGTCCGCCGCGCGGGCGAAGCGGCCATAGGGCATGACAATGGCGGCGGCGGCATAACCCGCCAGCGCACGCAGCAGCAGGGTGGCGGTGGTGCGGCTGGAAAACGCCTCGGCCCGGATGGTCTGCTTGATCTCCGAACGCAGCGCGGTGTGCGCGATATGCGTGGCGATCTGGAACGCACGGCTCGATGCGTCGAGCGTATCGGCGATCAGCAGTTGCTGGTTGTGCCGGTCGAAGCGGCGCAGCGAATCCATCAACACGTCGGGCGGCAGCAGGCGTACCCGCACGCCCTTGCTCGCCAGCCACTCGGTCGCGCCGCCCGTCTTGTCGATCTCCGCTGCAAGCTCTTCGGCGCGGGTGTCGAGGGCGTGGAAGTAGTTGCGGTTGGCGGCAAGGAAGCGCTGCGCCTCGCGCACGGGTTCGTTCTCGTCCGCCATCGGCCCGGCGGCGCGCTGTTCCGCCAATGCCTGCGCTTCGCGGACATAAGCCTGATGCAGCCGCAGCAGCGCCTCGGACACGCCGGGGAAGCTGGTGGCGAGGTCCGCCACTTCCAGCGCGGGCAGGTCGATATCGGCGAAGATCGGATCGCGCAGCACCGCATTGATCCGCCTCCCGTAGTCCTCCCCGTCGTCGCCCGCGATGTCGGCAATGTCGAGGCGGTAGGTCTTCGCAAGGCGCAGCAGCATGTCCGCCGTGACCGGGCGCTGGTTGCGCTCCAGCAGGGCGACGTAGCTGGGCGAGATCTCCAGGTCGTCGGCCATGGCCTGCTGGGTCAGGCCCAGTTCCCGGCGCAGGCGGCGCAGCCTTGGACCTAAGTATAAGGGACGGTTTTCTGCCATTTGCGGCCATTCTGTCACAACCACACAACTTTACAAGGAACATCTGTAAAGTTTGACAACAGCACCTCGCAGGCAGTTCCGCGCCGCGAAAGTTCCGATTACCTCGGCGTCATCGAACGCAACATCGTTACGCAAGAGGATTCCCGACCGTGACCTACCAGAGCAAGATCATCGAAGCCGGACAGACGATCGGCACCGAATCCCACTGGAGCGGGATCGAGGCGGAATCGGTCGCCCGCATGCGCCTGCAGAACCGCTTCCAGACCGGCCTCGACATCGCCCGCTACACCGCGCGCATCATGCGTCAGGACATGGCGGCCTACGATCTCGACCCGGCCAACTACACGCAGTCGCTCGGCTGCTGGCACGGCTTCATCGGCCAGCAGAAGATGATCTCCATCAAGAAGCACTTCGGCACCACCAAGGGCCGCTACCTGTACCTGTCGGGCTGGATGGTCGCCGCGCTCCGCAGCGAGTTCGGCCCCCTGCCCGACCAGTCGATGCACGAGAAGACCAGCGTTCCGGCGCTGATCGAGGAACTCTACACCTTCCTGCGCCAGGCCGACGCGCGTGAGCTTGGCGGCATGTTCCGCGATCTCGACAAGGCCCGCGACAGCGGCGACGAGGTCGAGGCCAAGCGCATCGAGCACGCCATCGACGCCTACGAGACGCATGTCGTGCCGATCGTGGCCGACATCGACGCGGGCTTCGGCAATGCGGAGGCGACCTACCTCCTCGCCAAGAAGTTCATCGAGGCGGGCGCCTGCTGCATCCAGATCGAGAACCAGGTCTCGGACGAGAAGCAGTGCGGCCACCAGGACGGCAAGGTCACGGTCCCGCACGAGGACTTCATCGCGAAGATCCGCGCGGTCCGCTACGCCTTCATGGAACTGGGCGTCGATGAGGGCCTGATCGTGGCGCGCACCGACTCGCTCGGCGCGGGCCTGACCAAGCAGATCGCCTTCACCCGTGAGGCGGGCGACATCGGCGACCAGTACAACGCCTTCCTCGACTGCGAGGAAATCGGGACGGTCGGCCACGGCGACGTGCTGATCAGCCGCGACGGCAAGCTGCTCAAGCCCAAGCGCCTGCCCAGCAACCTCTACCAGTTCCGCCCGGGAACCGGCGAGGACCGCTGCGTGCTCGACTGCATCCACGCCCTTCGCAACGGCGCGGACCTGCTCTGGATCGAGACGGAGAAGCCGCACATAGGCCAGATCGGCGGGATGGTCAGCCGCATCCGCGAGGTGATCCCGAACGCCAAGCTGGTCTACAACAACTCGCCCAGCTTCAACTGGACGCTCAACTTCCGCCAGCAGGTGTTCGACCTGTGGAGCGCCGAAGGCAAGGACGTCTCGGCCTATGACCGGGCGCGCCTGATGAGCATCGACTACGACGGCACCGCACTGGCGGACGAGGCCGACGAGCGTATCCGCACCTTCCAGAAGGACGCGGCGCGCGAGGCGGGCATCTTCCACCACCTGATCACCCTGCCGACCTACCACACCGCGGCATTGTCCACCGACAATCTCGCCAGGGAGTACTTCGGCGAGGCGGGCATGCTCGGCTACGTCAAGGGCGTGCAGCGTCAGGAGATCCGCCAGGGCATCGCCTGCGTGAAGCACCAGAACATGGCCGGCTCCGACATCGGCGACGACCACAAGGAATACTTCGCCGGTGAAGCCGCACTCAAGGCAGGCGGCGCGCGCAACACGATGAACCAGTTCGCCGCCTGAGGCGGCCGGGGAACCAGTTCGCCGCCTGAGGCGGCCGGGGAACCAGTTCGCCGCCTGAGGCGGCCCACCCCCGCGTTCGTCATTGCGAGCGTAGCGAAGCAATCCAGCGCAGCGGAACGCCGTTCTGGATCGCCACGGACCTTCGGTCCTCGCGATGACGAAGTGAAGAGTTTCGAGAAGGAAGCCGGAGGGACAGCCCCTCCGGCACATCGGGAAAGACCCCGCAAAGCAAGGAAAGGACATAGCATGACCACCATGACCGCAGAACCGACCCGCGCTCGCGCGGTGCTCTCGAACGAGGACTTCAAGCTGCTGCAGGAAGCCGTCGTCTACTATCTCAAGGCGCACGAGGACGATCCGATCTCGTCCAAGTACTCCAACCTCTATCACCGCCTCGGCAGCGCCATCCGGCGTTGAGGCGCCGAACGGTCCGAAGCCACACTTTAGGACCGGACTGAACACAATTTCCTGGGGAGGAAAGCTTGGCCCGTCGCACCCCGGTGCGGCGGGCCATTTGCGTTATCCCTTACCAAAAATTCATCCCGTAGAGCCCTGAATTTCCGCGATCCGGCTCGTCACATCGCTGTCGCCATAGGGCAGAATTTTAACCCTCTCGCCCATAGCCTGCGTGAAACCAGGTGGGGAACCGCGTGTACTTGGGGCTTGAACACGACATTACGGGCAAGGAACCTTGCGTCGCATCCGGCGACGGGGAAGACCTGCGTTCGCTCGACACCGCTCTCCAGGCCGCATCGCTGGCCGAGACCCGGCTGCGCGAGGCGATAGAGGCGATCCCGCAGGGTCTCGTCTTCCTCGACGAGGAGGACCGCTACATCCTCTGGAACGAGAAGTACGCCGAGATCTACGAGAAGTCGGCGGACCTGCTTAAGCCGGGCGTCAAGCTGGGCGACGCGCTGCGCATCGGCATCGCGCGGGGCGACTATCCCGAAGCGCTGGGGCAGGAAGAGGAGTGGCTCGCCAGCCGCCTCCAGCACCTGCGCCAGCCCGGCACGCGTCATGAGCAGTGGCTGTCGAACGGCAACTGCATCATGATCGAGGAACGCCGCCTCGGCAGCGGCGGCACCATCGGGGTGCGCGTGGACATCACCGACCTCAAGCAGAAGGAAGCCGCCTTCCGCCTGCTGTTCGAGCGCAACCCGCTCGCCATGTTCGTCTACGACATCGACAGCGGCTGCATCTGCGCCGCCAACGAATCCGCCTGCAGCCTGTTCGGCTATTCCGCCGACGAGATGGCGGGCCTGCCCGCCCGGCACCTCTTCCCCGAAACAGTGCGGGCACGCGCGGCTGATATGCTCGCAACCGACCGCGCCGACACCGGCGACTGCTGGAAGATGCTCCGCCGCGACGGCGCCTGCCTCGAAACCGTGATCGCCACGCGCACCTCCGACATCCAGGGCTTCGCGGGCACCATCGTCTCTATCTTCGACGTGACCGAGCGCCGCCGCATCGAGCAGCGCATGGCCCACATGGCGCGGCACGACGAACTGACCGGCCTCGCCAACCGCCCGCACTGCCGCCAGCACCTGCGCGAAGTGCTGGAGCAGGCCGGACCGCACGAGACGGTGACGCTGGCCCTCGTCGATCTCGACCACTTCAAGCCGGTCAACGACACTTACGGCCACCACTTCGGCGACATCGTGCTGACCGAAGCCGCGCGCCGGATGCGCGACCTGATCCCGCCCGAGGCGCTGCTGTGCCGCATCGGCGGCGACGAGTTCGCGCTGATCTTCCGCCGGTCCAGCCTCACGCAGGCGGAACTGGTCTCCAAGTCGATCATCACCACCCTGTCCGAGCCGTTCTTCGTGCAGGGCCACATGATCCACATCGGCGCGACCATCGGCTTCGCCTCCTCCCCCTACGACAGCCGCGATGCGGAAACGCTGCTGCGCTACGCCGACCTTGCGCTCTATGCCGCCAAGGGCGAGCGGCGCGGCACCTGCCGCAGCTTCGAGGCGGGCATGGACGCCGCCGCGCAGGAGAAGAACCGCCTCGAAATCGACCTGCGCGCCGCCGTGCGCGAGGGCGGGCTGGAGGTCCACTACCAGCCCATCGTCGATCTCCAGTCCGGCGAAGTCGAATGCTACGAGGCGCTGCTGCGCTGGCACCACCCGGAGCGCGGCGCGGTGCCGCCCGACGTCTTCGTGCCGCTGGCCGAGGAGATCGGCCTGATCGACCAGATCGGCCGCTTCGTGCTGGGCAGCGCCTGCACCGCCGCGATGGGCTGGCCGGACCATGTGAAGGTGGCGGTCAACGTATCGCCCCTCCAGTTCCGCAACGGCAACCTGCTGAGCACGGTCATCAACGCGCTTTCCACCTCGGGCCTCGCCGCCGAACGGCTGGAGCTTGAGATCACCGAGGCGGTGCTGATGGAAAAGGGCCCGCGCCCTTCCGCCATCATCCGCAACCTGCGCGCCTTCGGCATCGGCATCTCGCTCGACGATTTCGGCACCGGCTATTCCTCGCTGAGCTATCTGCTCAACTACCCCTTCACCAAGATCAAGATCGACAAGTCGTTCATCCTGAACCTCGACGACGAAGCGAGCTCGCGCGCGGTCATCCGCGCCGTGATCGGCCTTGGCCGCAGCCTCGGCCTCACCGTCGCCGCCGAGGGGATCGAACGCGAGATCGAGCGCGACTACCTGCGCGACGAAGGCTGCACGCAGGGACAGGGCTACCTGTTCGGCAAGGCCGCTCCGGCGGTGGTGAACCAGGCGAGCCCGGTCCGACTGGTGGGCTAAGCGGGGCTCCCCCTACCCCATCGCCCCTGCGAAGGCAGGGGCCCATCCCAAACTGGCAGCCTCACAGCAAGCAAGGTGCCGTGGCTATGGACCTGATGGGCCCCTGCCTTCGCAGGGGCGACGGGACTTGGGAATGGGGGCCTTCCCCCACAAATCGTCATTGCGAGCGTAGCGAAGCAATCCAGCCCGGCGCGGTGCCGCTGGATTGCTTCGCTACGCTCGCAATGACGATGCTCAGGCCACGATGGCCCTGCGGCAGAAGTCCCACAACTCGTTCGCCAGTTCCTCGCGCCCAGTGCGATCGACGGTGCGATCCGCGACGCCTTCTTCCTCCGCCAGCAGCACGGTATGCACCGTGGTCGAGACGAGGTTGTAGATCAGCCGCGCCTGCAACTGGGCGTCCGCCTGCCGGAACACGCCGCCCGCCATGCCCTCGCCGACGTGCCCGGCGATCAGGTCCAGCAGCGGCTCCAGCGCCGAGTTCAGCTCCGCCGGGCGCGTCTGCGCCAGCCGCAGGTGCTCGCGGCTGAGCGCGGCGCCGCGCCGGTTCGCGCCCATGCGATCCTGTCCCAACTGGCCGACGACGATCCCCGTGACGATCGATCGCAGCGCCTCGACCGGCCCGTCGCACTGCCCGGTGATCTCCCGGAACTGCAACGCAGCCGCGCGCAGCGAGCTGTCGAACACCGCCAGCACGAGATCGTCCTTGCCCTGGAACCGCTCGTAGAACGCCCGCCGCGCCAGCCCTGCGCGGGCCAGCACGGCGCGGATGGTGAGGCCCTCCAGCCCGGACTCGTCGAGCAGGTCGTAGGCGGTGCGGATCAGCAGGCGCGTGCGGTCGCCCTCCCCGTCGAGCGCGGCGGCGGCATCGGGCATCGTGTAGAGCGGCGGATATGCAGTGACCATCCGCTCTCCGCTACGCCCGCGCATCGTCGTGGTCCAGCCCTGTCCTGCCGTGACGCTCATCGGCCCAGGTTGACTTTGCCGCCGCCGCGCGCGTACAAGGTTGAGAACGACGTTCTCGCAGGACAGAGAAGAGAGGATTCCATGCCGCAGGTCACTTACGTCGATCACGACGGGCACGAGACGCGCGTCGATGTGCCGCTGGGCGAAAACGTCATGCGCGGGGCGCTCTACAACGGGATCGAGGGCATCGTCGGCGAATGCGGCGGCGGCCTCTCCTGCGCGACCTGTCATTGCTACATCGACGAAGACTGGGTCGATACCGTCGGCGGCCCCGCTTCCGACACCGAGGCCGAACTGCTCGACGCGGTCGCTACCGAACTGCGCCCGAGCAGCCGCCTCTCCTGCCAGATCGAGATGACTTCGGCGCTCGACGGGCTGATCGTCCACCTGCCTGAAACGCAGTTCTGAGGAAGGGGAAGACCGATGCCGATCGACGCCGCCAACCCCGTTCCGCCCAGCTTCCCCCGCCACGTCGGGATGGATCAGGTGCCCGACCACGTCCCGCCCGAACTGGTGCGCCAGTCGGGCCTGACGGTCGGGCCGGACTTCCTCGCCAACCCGCACGACTTCATGGCCGCGCTGCATGAGAAGCAGCCGCCGATCTATTACGACGTCAGCCCGATGGGGAACATGTGGCACCTCATCAAGCATGAGGATGCGCTGTTCGGCCTGCGCCACCCGGACATCTTCTCAAACGAGGGCGCCACGCCCTTCCCGCGCGATCCGGACGACTACTTCTACTTCATCCCCATCGAGATCGACCCGCCGCACCATCGCAAGTACCGCAACATCGTCGACCCCGTGTTCAGCCCGCAGGGCGTGCTCAAGCTGGAAGCCCAGATCCGCGAGCGGGCCAACGGCCTGATCGACGAGATCGAGGCCAAAGTCGCGGCCGGGGGGACGTGCGAGTTCACCGAGGACTACGGCCGCCCGCTGCCGGTCACGGTGTTCCTCGACATCATGGGCCTGCCGCAGGACATGCGCGACGAGTTCGTGGACTGGGCGATGAAGCTGCTCCACTCCAACGACCGCGCCGTGATGGGCGAGACGATGGGCAAGATCACCGCCTATCTGCGCCAGGCCATCGAGGAGAAGAAGGCCAACCCCGACGACGGCGTCGTCAGCCGCATCGCCCACTCCGCGCCCGACGGCGTGCCGCTGTCCGACAAGGAGATCTTCGGCTTCGTCTGCTTCCTGTTCATCGCCGGGCTCGACACCGTCTTCGCGACGCTGAACAACATCTGGCTCTATCTGGCCGAGAATCCGGACAAGCTGGCGGAGATCCATTCGCGCCCGCAGGACATCGACCGGATCGTCGAGGAATTGCTGCGCCGCTGGTCGGTGACGTTCTCGGGCCGGGTGCTCGACAAGGACCACGAGATGCGCGGCGTGCAGATGAAGAAGGGCGACCGCGTGACCTTCATCCTGCCGTCCTGCAACTTCGACCCGGAAGTGTTCCCGAACCCGAAGGAGGTGGACTTCGACCGCCCGCGCAAGACGATCCTCGCCTTCACGGTGGGCGTCCACAGCTGCATGGGCGCGCACCTCGCCCGGCTTGAGGTGAAGATCGCACTGCAGGAATGGCTCAAGCGCATCCCGGCGTTCTCGGTGAAGCCCGGCACCCGGATCGAGTACCGCCCCGGCGGCGTCATCGGGCCGGAGCATCTGCCGCTGGTGTGGTGAGGTGAAGGGCTGCGTATGGCCCGGGGGCTTCGACAGGCTCAGCCTGAGCCGAGTTGATAGGTTGTTACACTAACCCCGCTCACCCTGAGCTTGTCGAAGCCTCATCGGCGCAGCGCTCATCCCGCGCCAGAATACCCAGCAAGGCCGCCTCGAACGCCTCGGGCCTCTCGTACATGGCCCAGTGCCCCGCGCCCTCGATCACCCGAAACCCGGCATCGGGCTGGACCGAGCGCAGGGCTGCTTCCTGCGCCGCCGGGTCCGGGTGCGGGAGGTCGTGCTCGCCCCAGATCGCGGCCACCGGCGCGCGCACTTCGGGCAGCACGCGGATGAGCTTGTCCGGCACCACCAGCGGCGCGGCGTGGAGGCGCGCGGCCTTGGCGGTGGGGAGCAGCATGTGGATGGCGAGATCGTCCGCGCTCTCGGGATGGTGGAGCATCAGCCCGAGCAGGTTGCCCTTCAGCGCCTCCCGCCGCGCCTCACCGACGAGGCCGCTGATCCGCCCGAGCCGGGGGTGCCCCATCGGCGTGCCGAGCCCGCCGCAGCCGACGATCACCAGCCGCCGCGCCACCTGCGGATGAAGCGCGGCCAGATGCGCCAGCGCGACGCCGCCGAAGGAGAAGCCGCACAAGTCCACCGGCAGGCGCTCGGGTCCGAGGATCGCTTCGAGCCCCGTCGCCAGCGCCGCCGAGATGCCCGGATGATCTTCGGTCGACGGCATGGCGGAATCGCCGTGGCCCGGCAGGTCGGCCACGATCAGGCGGCGATGGCGGGACAGGCGCTCGACGTTGCGGACCCAGTGCGTCCACGATCCTTGCGCGCCGTGGGCCAGCACCAGCGGCGGCAGGTGATCCGCGCCCCAGATGCGCCAGACCATCGTACCCCCGCCGCAGGGCGTCTCTACCCGGCGCGCCTGCGCATCCGTCGCCGCCAGACAGCCAGCCGGGTCCGCGTTCTGCTGCTTCAGATCCATGCCGATTTCGACATTGTGCGTCATCGCCCTCTCCTTTGAGGACATGGGATCATCGCATCGGATGACGCGCAACCGGGGGCGTCAATTGATCGCCCCGATGACTGTGCGAGTGACAACGCTGGACAAGAAACACCGCAGAAACGCTAGGGAAAACCATAAACGAATTTTCTGCATGCTGCGCAGCATCGGATGCAATTCGGGCTTTGCCAAAGCCGAATTCTTGTGCAATGTGGTCGGTGAAAGGTTCCTGTAACCTTACCGGTGTTGGGAGAGAGCGCGCCGGGGATGATCCAATCACTCCGGCGCGCCGATTTCTTTCGCTTCTGCAGCAGGCCTGCAAAGCTCCGAACACTCCGTAACCTTCCTGATTTTCCTCGACTTAACAAGCCCTACTTAGGGTGTTTGCTTATTGTTAATTGGGACAGGTTGTGCGGTGCAACATAGGCTTGCACCCTCTTCGACCTTCATTCCGGCACTTGCGTGATTCGCGGCGGTTGCCCGGATTCGGCGCGTCCGATACGGCTTGGCCTTCCAACCCCTGCGATCGGCCCGCATCCTGAGCACCCCGTCCTCCAGTACCGCCCGCCAGCTCTGGTCCATCGCGCTTCCGGCGATGCTGACCAACGTGGCGACCGCGCTGTTCGGCCTCGCCGACATGTGGGCGATCGGTCGCCTCGGCGACGCGCCCGCGCAGGGGGCGGTGGAGCTGGGCGCGAAGTTCATGCTGGGCCTGCTCAACGTCTTCAACTTCCTGCGCACCTCCACCGTGGCGCTGACTGCGCAAGGGTCGGGACGCGGCGACGGCGACGGGGGCGAGACGCTGGCCCGCGCGATGGCCGTGGCACTCGGCATCGGCGCGGTGCTGCTCATGGCGATGCCGCTGGCCCTGCCCTTCGGCCTCGACCTGCTGGGCGCCGAGGGGCCGGTGCGCGAGGCTGCGCGCAGCTACGTCGCGATCCGCTACTGGGCGGGGCCGGTGTGGCTGGCCAACTGCGTGCTGGTGGGCTGGCTCATCGGGCGGCGCAAGGTGCGCCATGTGCTCATCGTGGAGATCGCCGCGAACCTCGTCCACATCGCGCTCGACCTGTTGCTGGTGCTCGTCGTCGGCTGGGGCGTCGCGGGCGTCGCCATGGCGACGGTGAGTTCGGAACTGCTCAAGTTCGCGCTGCTCGCCGCCGTGGTGATGCGCACGGGTGCGGCGCGCGAGGCTCTCTCCGCCATCGGTCGCAAGGGCACATGGGCTCGGACGGAACTGGCGAAGCTCTTCGCTTTGAACCGCGACCTGTTCATCCGCACGCTGCTGCTGACCGGATCGATCCTGCTGTTCGCCCGCGTCGGCGCGCGCGCCGGACCGGTGACGCTGGCGGCGAACGGCGTGCTGTTCCAGCTCTTCATGCTGGCGACGCTGCTGCTCGACGGGTTCGAGAGCGGCGCGCAAGTGCTCTGCGGAGAGGCCCTTGGCGCCAGTGCCCGCGCCCGCTTCACCGCCGCCGTGCGCGCCTCGCTGATCTGGGGCGGCGTGACCGGGCTCGGCGTTTCGGCAGTCTATGCGCTGGCGGGCGCCCGGCTCGCGGGGGCGTTCAGCACGGACCCGGCGGTGATCGCGGCGACGGCGGAATATGCGCCGTGGCTGGCGGTGCTGCCGATCCTAGGCGTCTCGTCCTTCGTGTTCGACGGGGTGTTCGTCGGCGCGGGATGGACGCGGGCTATGCTGGGGACGATGGCGGCGGCGATGGCGGCCTACCTCGTGCTGCTGTGGGCGCTCCAGCCGCTCGGCAACCATGGGCTCTGGGCGGCGTTCGCGGTGTTGTTCGGCGGGCGGGCCGTGGGTCAGGCGCTGGTGCTGCCAAGGTTGGTCCGGCGGAGCTTCGCTGGGTGAGTAATGCTTTGAGCCCTACCGCTTCCGGAACACCAGCATCAGGTTGTTCGCGGGCATCTCCACCAGCCGGTCAAACTCAAGCCCGTGATCGAGCGCGCAGGCGTGGACGCTCTCGACGCTGCGCAGGCCCCACTCCGGATTGCGGCGCCTGAGGTCTTCGTCGAAGGCGGCGTTGCTCGGTTCTAGGGGGTGGTCGTGGCGGCTATAGGGGCCGTAGAGCACCAGTGGGCGGCCGCTGTCGAGCACCCTCGCCGCGCCTGCCATCAGGCCCTCGGTCGCGGACCAGGGGCTGATGTGGATCATGTTGATGCAGACCACCGCCTCGGCCTCAGCGACGGGCCATTCACCGGCGGCGTCGAGTTCGAGCGGGTCCAGCAGGTTCGCCAGCCCTGCATCCTCGCGCCATGCAGCGATGGAGGCGCGCGCCTGCGGGTCGGGGTCGGTGGGCTGCCACAGCAGGTCCGGGAAGGCGGCGGCGAAGTGGACGGCGTGTTCGCCGGTGCCGCTCGCGATCTCCAGCACCCGGCCCGAGACCGGCA includes these proteins:
- a CDS encoding cytochrome P450; its protein translation is MPIDAANPVPPSFPRHVGMDQVPDHVPPELVRQSGLTVGPDFLANPHDFMAALHEKQPPIYYDVSPMGNMWHLIKHEDALFGLRHPDIFSNEGATPFPRDPDDYFYFIPIEIDPPHHRKYRNIVDPVFSPQGVLKLEAQIRERANGLIDEIEAKVAAGGTCEFTEDYGRPLPVTVFLDIMGLPQDMRDEFVDWAMKLLHSNDRAVMGETMGKITAYLRQAIEEKKANPDDGVVSRIAHSAPDGVPLSDKEIFGFVCFLFIAGLDTVFATLNNIWLYLAENPDKLAEIHSRPQDIDRIVEELLRRWSVTFSGRVLDKDHEMRGVQMKKGDRVTFILPSCNFDPEVFPNPKEVDFDRPRKTILAFTVGVHSCMGAHLARLEVKIALQEWLKRIPAFSVKPGTRIEYRPGGVIGPEHLPLVW
- a CDS encoding 2Fe-2S iron-sulfur cluster-binding protein, giving the protein MPQVTYVDHDGHETRVDVPLGENVMRGALYNGIEGIVGECGGGLSCATCHCYIDEDWVDTVGGPASDTEAELLDAVATELRPSSRLSCQIEMTSALDGLIVHLPETQF
- a CDS encoding alpha/beta fold hydrolase, coding for MTHNVEIGMDLKQQNADPAGCLAATDAQARRVETPCGGGTMVWRIWGADHLPPLVLAHGAQGSWTHWVRNVERLSRHRRLIVADLPGHGDSAMPSTEDHPGISAALATGLEAILGPERLPVDLCGFSFGGVALAHLAALHPQVARRLVIVGCGGLGTPMGHPRLGRISGLVGEARREALKGNLLGLMLHHPESADDLAIHMLLPTAKAARLHAAPLVVPDKLIRVLPEVRAPVAAIWGEHDLPHPDPAAQEAALRSVQPDAGFRVIEGAGHWAMYERPEAFEAALLGILARDERCADEASTSSG
- a CDS encoding DUF938 domain-containing protein, whose protein sequence is MQHEAPSRDARRQAPATARNRDPILGVLREALPVSGRVLEIASGTGEHAVHFAAAFPDLLWQPTDPDPQARASIAAWREDAGLANLLDPLELDAAGEWPVAEAEAVVCINMIHISPWSATEGLMAGAARVLDSGRPLVLYGPYSRHDHPLEPSNAAFDEDLRRRNPEWGLRSVESVHACALDHGLEFDRLVEMPANNLMLVFRKR
- a CDS encoding MATE family efflux transporter; translation: MAFQPLRSARILSTPSSSTARQLWSIALPAMLTNVATALFGLADMWAIGRLGDAPAQGAVELGAKFMLGLLNVFNFLRTSTVALTAQGSGRGDGDGGETLARAMAVALGIGAVLLMAMPLALPFGLDLLGAEGPVREAARSYVAIRYWAGPVWLANCVLVGWLIGRRKVRHVLIVEIAANLVHIALDLLLVLVVGWGVAGVAMATVSSELLKFALLAAVVMRTGAAREALSAIGRKGTWARTELAKLFALNRDLFIRTLLLTGSILLFARVGARAGPVTLAANGVLFQLFMLATLLLDGFESGAQVLCGEALGASARARFTAAVRASLIWGGVTGLGVSAVYALAGARLAGAFSTDPAVIAATAEYAPWLAVLPILGVSSFVFDGVFVGAGWTRAMLGTMAAAMAAYLVLLWALQPLGNHGLWAAFAVLFGGRAVGQALVLPRLVRRSFAG